TCTTACCGGTGCCGCCGATGAGGAGGATGTTCTTCATGCCCTCCAGAAAACGCCACGCACCGAAGACGATCCATGGGAAAGAATCGAGAAGACCTTTGTGATCGTCCAGTGTGGGGGCGGACATGGACGTGCTGAGCGACCTGCTGCACCGGGCCCGCGCCCGGAACGCGATGGTCAGGAAACTCGTCCAGCGGCCCCCGTGGTCGCTGGGCTTCGTCGAGGCGCCACCGCTCACCGTCGTGGCCACGCTGGCCGGCCATGCGTCGGTCCGGTTCGACGGCACGGACGCCGTACCGGTGCGGCTCGCCGCCGGAGACATCGCCCTGATCAGCGGAACGAGCCGGTACACGATCGCCGACACCCCGGCCACCCCGCCCCAGGTCGTGATCCGGGGCCGGGAGAAGCAGGTGGTCGACCGGGACGAAAGAGCAGCGGGCGTGCGACGCGGCCTGGCCCCGCGTACGTACGGGGACGGCATGCCCGGGGCCACGGTCCTCCTCCGCGGCGCCTACGAACTCCGCGGCGATGTCGGCGACCGGCTGCTGGGCCTGCTGACGCCCACGGCGATCGTGCCCGCCGGACCGCGGACCCGGGCGGCACTGGAACTGCTCGCCGACGAGATCGCCCGTGACGAACCGGGGCAGGACGCCGTCATCGACCGGGCGCTGGACCTCGTGCTGGTGCTGGCGCTGCGAGCCTGGTGCGCCAAGCCCGGCGCGACGCCCCCGGCCTGGTACCGGGCGCTGGCCGATCCCGCCATCGGCGAGGCGCTGCGCCTGGTGCACCAGGATCCCGCGCGGCGCTGGACGGTGGCCCAACTCGCCACCCGCCTCGGCATGTCCCGCGCCGCGTTCGCCGCACGCTTCACCAGCGTGGTCGGTGAGCCGCCGCTCGCGTATCTCACCGGCTGGCGCATGGCCTTGGCGGCGGACCTCCTGCGGGACACCGAGGCGACCATCGCCACCGTGGCCCACCAGGTCGGCTACGAAGACCCGTTCGCCTTCAGCGTCGCCTTCAAACGCTGCCATGGCGCCGCCCCCTCCCTGTGGCGCCGCCAAACCCGCCGACCCGACGCCACCGGCCCCAAGTGAGCAGGGACGCTTCGCCGGGCCGACCCCGCCGCTCACCGCCGGACAGGCACCGACCTTCGATGACATGGACGCCACCGCTGCACGAACGGCTCTCCGATGCCTGAACGGAACGTATGGCGCAACTCCATTCGACTGACAGCAAGTTGACGGAACGCCATAATCGGCGGGCGAAGGTACGGGCGGGAGGGGCGCGGTGGCCGTGGCGTCGACCGCCCGGCACGGCAGCGGAACCGGCAGACAGGAGAAGGTTAGTTGCGTCCTCTCACCGACAACCCCGTCACCATGCCCGAGGACGACTCGTTCCATTTCGGGCCGTACGTCGACGTCCTGCACGCCGCGGTGCAGCAGGCCACGCCGCTGCCGCTGACCGTCGGCGTGTTCGGCTCCTGGGGCGCGGGGAAGTCGAGCTTCCTGCGGCTGTGGGAGCGGCGGTTGCAGGGGGAGGCGACCAGGACGATCTGGTTCAACCCCTGGAAGTACGACCGCAAGGTCGAGGTCTGGGCGGCCCTGCTGCACACCATCCTCGCCGAGATGGAGAAGAAGGACACCCTCAAGGAGAAGGCGGTCCGGCTCGCCAAGGCCGCGACGTGGCTCTCGGTGCGCGCGGGCCTGGGCACCGCCGCCGCGCTCGGCACCGGCGGTGTCATCAAGGGCGGCGATGTCGACGAACTGCTGAAGAGCCTTTCGGAGGAGGACTCCCAGCAGTACCGGCAGGTGAACAGCTTCGAGTTCGACTTCGCGGACGCCGTCAAGGAGTTCGTCGGTGAGAACGGCCGGCTGGTGGTCTTCGTGGACGACCTGGACCGGTGCACCCCCGAGTCGGCGATGACGGTACTGGAGTCGCTGAAGCTCTTCCTCGCCCACTCCCAGTGCGTCTTCGTGCTGGCCCTCGACCTGGACGTGCTCGCGGCGATCGCCACCAACAAGTTCGGCGAAGCCCTCAAAGGCGCACCGTCCGAGGTGGTCTCCGGCATGGCCTACCTCGACAAGATCGTCCAACTGCCGTTCTTCCTGCCGGAGGTCGGCTTCGAGACCCTGCGCGAGGCATTCAAGCCCTACGTTCCCGACATGGGGGACGACCCGTTCTTCTGGGGGCTGCTCCGCCGCGGCCTGGGCGGCAATCCCCGTCGGCTCAAGCGCTACATCAACGTCTACAACATGGCTGTGGCCGTCTTCCACGCCCAGACCAGCCGTACCCTGACCCGGCAATCCCGGCTGCAGCTCGCGGTGTTGCTCATCATCCGTACGCAACACCGCGACTTCTTCCACACACTGACGTCCGAGCCCGACTCCTGGCTGACGCTCGCAAGGTACTTCGACCAGGTCCAGACCTCCCCCAACACCCGTGGCCGCCTCCACATGGACCTGCCCGACTACCTGCGCCAGTTCACCGAGGACGGGGCCCTCGAACGCCTCCTCACCCACGGCGACACGGAACGCCTCGTCCCACCGGACGACTCGGTCGTCCTCACGATGATCAGCACCCTCCGCAGCACAGCCGGCCCCGAGGACTTCTAGGGGCGGCATCCGCCGTACGAGGACCGGCTCGGCCGCGTCGCCGAGTCGGCGGTTCGGCCGAGCCGGAAATCCGTTGCCAGGGCATCCCCGCGCGCAGCATGCTCGTCGCTGTGATCAGTGAAGGCCAGTCCATGGAAGCGACCATCGTCCTGCCCGTCGGCGTACGCGACCTGCTGCCGCGAGACCTGCCCGCATGCACCTGGTCCGGCTCGGCCCTCCATCTGCGGGAGGTCGAGCGAGCGCTGGCGCGCGCCGCGGCGGGCGAGGCGGACTACCTGGCCGTCTGCACCCCGGCGGATCTGCCCGTGGCGATCGGCGGCGTCGACTACCAGGTCTCCGAGGGCGCCGGGACCCTGTGGCAGCTCGCCGTCCTCCCGGCGCTGCAGTCCCGCGGGCTGGGAACGCTGCTGATCCGGGCCGCCGAACAGCGCATCCTCCGGCGCGGCCTGCACAGGGCGGAACTCGGCGTGGAGGAGGACAACCCCCGGGCCCGCGCGCTGTACGAGCGTTTGGGCTATGAGGCGTACGGCCGTACGCCGGACGGATGGGACGAGGAAGGACCGGACGGTGTGATCCGCCGGTACGAGACGATGTGTGTCCTCATGCGCAAGGACCTGTGAGTCCGTCCCCGGCACCGCGGCACTGTCCCCGCGGCGGTTCTCACGGGGCCTGGCCGGCGAGGGTCGCCAGGTAGGCGCCGTAGAGCAGGAACACGGTCGTGAGGCCGCCGCACAGCAGACGGGCCCGGGACGACGGGCCTGGCCGCCACCCCCGGGCGAGGGCGCGAGCCGGCGGGATGAGCAGGGGGAACGCCGGGAGAAGGAAGCGGGGTTTGCAGGAGGAGGGGCCGGACACCGCGACCACCAACAGCAGCAGGACGCCCGCGAAGACCACCAGCGGCAGCGGGGCGCGGTCCAGGCACAGCAGGCAGAACGACAGGATGCCGGCCACGACGACGATCATGGCCACCGGATAGGTCACCGTGCCCTGCCACGGCATCGACTCCAGGAACCGCAAGGGCCCGGCCGCGAGATCCAGGCGTGAGTCCCAGGCACTCTGCACATGCAGATACCCGTGGAACAAGTCACCGGTCCGCGTTCCCACCCACAGCACATAACCCGCCCAGCCCAGCGGACCGATCAGTGTCCCGGTCAGGAGCGCCGGCGAAACGCGCGCACGTCGCCGTACGACCTCGTGCACGGCCGTGGCGGCCACGGCCACGGCGGCGGCGATGCCGTTCGGCCGCGCGAGACCGGCCAGCAGGGCCAGCGAGCCGGCGGCCAGCCAGCGGCGCTGCAGCACGGCGTACAGGGACCAGGCGGCACACGCCGTGAACAGCGGCTCGGTGTAGGCCAGCGTGAGGACGACCGACTGCGGCAGTACGGCCCACAGGGCGACCAGCGCGGTGGCGACCGTCCCGCCGTAGAGATGGTGGCCGATCGCGTAGATGCCGTACGCGGCGAGCACCGCGGAACCCCAGGCGATCAGCAGACCGGCTTGCCCCCCGGACACATGGAGTAACCCGCTCACGGCCCGGATGAGCGCCGGATACAAGGGAAAGAACGCCCAGTCGGTCTGGACCGCGCCCGAGCTGCTGATGCGCAACGTGGTGCCGTAGCCGTGCTCTGCGATGTGCAGATACCAGACGGAGTCCCACGCATGGGCGAGGCTCTTCCCGAACGGGCGGCCGGCGCATGCGTCGACCACCAGCACCAAGGCGACCCCGACGAGACGAACGGCCGCGAAGACGGCGAGGGCCCGGAGAACGCCGGGGGGACCCTCCACCCGACCGCGTCCGGTCTCACGAGGGCCGTCGGACTGCCGCAGCGCGGAGGACATGCTCACCCTCCGACGATGAGCGGCCGGGAACCCGGGCGCAATCCGGAACTCCGCCGCATGGACGGGTCCCTGACCAGGGCCGTAGAGACCGGCGCGGTCCGGCACCGTCGTGCAG
Above is a genomic segment from Streptomyces fodineus containing:
- a CDS encoding AraC family transcriptional regulator, whose translation is MDVLSDLLHRARARNAMVRKLVQRPPWSLGFVEAPPLTVVATLAGHASVRFDGTDAVPVRLAAGDIALISGTSRYTIADTPATPPQVVIRGREKQVVDRDERAAGVRRGLAPRTYGDGMPGATVLLRGAYELRGDVGDRLLGLLTPTAIVPAGPRTRAALELLADEIARDEPGQDAVIDRALDLVLVLALRAWCAKPGATPPAWYRALADPAIGEALRLVHQDPARRWTVAQLATRLGMSRAAFAARFTSVVGEPPLAYLTGWRMALAADLLRDTEATIATVAHQVGYEDPFAFSVAFKRCHGAAPSLWRRQTRRPDATGPK
- a CDS encoding GNAT family N-acetyltransferase yields the protein MLVAVISEGQSMEATIVLPVGVRDLLPRDLPACTWSGSALHLREVERALARAAAGEADYLAVCTPADLPVAIGGVDYQVSEGAGTLWQLAVLPALQSRGLGTLLIRAAEQRILRRGLHRAELGVEEDNPRARALYERLGYEAYGRTPDGWDEEGPDGVIRRYETMCVLMRKDL
- a CDS encoding KAP family P-loop NTPase fold protein; protein product: MRPLTDNPVTMPEDDSFHFGPYVDVLHAAVQQATPLPLTVGVFGSWGAGKSSFLRLWERRLQGEATRTIWFNPWKYDRKVEVWAALLHTILAEMEKKDTLKEKAVRLAKAATWLSVRAGLGTAAALGTGGVIKGGDVDELLKSLSEEDSQQYRQVNSFEFDFADAVKEFVGENGRLVVFVDDLDRCTPESAMTVLESLKLFLAHSQCVFVLALDLDVLAAIATNKFGEALKGAPSEVVSGMAYLDKIVQLPFFLPEVGFETLREAFKPYVPDMGDDPFFWGLLRRGLGGNPRRLKRYINVYNMAVAVFHAQTSRTLTRQSRLQLAVLLIIRTQHRDFFHTLTSEPDSWLTLARYFDQVQTSPNTRGRLHMDLPDYLRQFTEDGALERLLTHGDTERLVPPDDSVVLTMISTLRSTAGPEDF